In Solanum lycopersicum chromosome 5, SLM_r2.1, the following are encoded in one genomic region:
- the LOC101244665 gene encoding uncharacterized protein produces MGKDAQEELTLNKDNKDGEVVEYSLLPPIPKSPINNRPNSMVIKKANTVIPAHLVAEAISTLHGLDLRWSGPITPSEMQYVQQYVLAKYPEYCNGLVEEGDKIDLYALCMNEKGKSPRRESSSPSFGTSNSELGKIQLEPSRLLDILTKKTSYQGNFISIPEIQVRNRALQQCGLSEEEYLVVFALTFKEAMMMIGECYPFFRGNYYMTILGEEYDCIREFVTFKDSKVIAAPETWLDLRIKGSQLSQYFRRRSKHSPKGLFAYPAYVEETRYSMHWISEAHRNSWHVLLDASGLDAGKERLALALYRPDFVLCTVDNTHAQPSKITCLLVRKQSFETAASSAC; encoded by the exons ATGGGAAAAGACGCCCAAGAAGAATTAACCCTAAACAAAGATAACAAG GATGGTGAAGTTGTAGAATATTCCTTGTTACCTCCTATACCAAAATCACCAATTAATAACAGACCAAACAGCATGGTGATTAAG AAAGCAAATACTGTAATTCCAGCACATTTGGTGGCAGAAGCAATATCAACACTCCATGGGCTTGATTTAAGATGGTCAGGTCCAATTACACCAAGTGAAATGCAATATGTTCAACAATATGTTTTAGCTAAGTACCCTGAATATTGCAATGGACTTGTGGAAGAAGGGGATAAAATCGATCTTTATGCACTTTGTATGAACGAAAAGGGAAAATCCCCGAGGAGAGAGTCTTCATCGCCTTCTTTTGGTACTAGTAATTCAGAGTTGGGAAAAATCCAATTGGAGCCATCAAGATTGCTTGATATCCTAACAAAGAAAACTTCGTACCAAGGGAATTTCATTTCAATCCCAGAAATACAAGTTCGTAATCGAGCATTGCAACAATGTGGACTAAGTGAAGAGGAGTATTTAGTTGTTTTTGCACTTACATTTAAAGAAGCCATGATGATGATTGGAGAATGTTACCCTTTCTTCAGGGGAAATTACTATATGACAATTCTTGGTGAAGAGTATGACTGTATACGCGAATTTGTTACTTTTAAAGATTCAAAAGTGATTGCAGCACCAGAAACATGGCTTGATTTAAGGATCAAAGGATCACAACTAAGTCAATATTTTCGGAGAAGATCAAAGCATAGTCCAAAAGGGCTATTTGCTTATCCTGCTTATGTAGAAGAAACACGCTATTCAATGCATTGGATCTCAGAAGCTCATAGAAATTCATGGCATGTTCTGTTAGATGCTTCTGGTTTGGATGCAGGAAAAGAAAGATTGGCTTTAGCATTATATCGACCCGATTTCGTGTTATGTACAGTTGATAATACACATGCTCAGCCCTCTAAAATCACTTGCCTTCTTGTAAGGAAACAGTCCTTCGAAACTGCAGCTTCTTCAGCAtgttaa